Within the Micromonospora citrea genome, the region GACCAGTGGCGGCCCGAGGTGCGCCGGGAACTGATGGTGTCGCTCTGGTATCCGGCGGTGGCCGCGCCGGGCACGCCGGCGCCCTACACCACGGCGGCGGTCTCCGCGCGGATCATCGCCGCCGAGGGGTTGCCCCTCCCACCCGACCTGTTGACCAGCGTACGCACCAACGCCCGCCGCGACGTGCCGGTCCGCCCGACCGTCCGGGGCTGGCCGCTGGTGGTGCTCTCCCCCGGCTTCAGCCTCAGCCGGGAGTCGCTGACCGGGCTGGCCGAGGAGCTGGCCAGCCGCGGGTACGTGGTGGCCGGCGTCGACCATCCCCACGAGGCGCGAGGCGTCGAGTTCCCGGACGGCAGGGTCGCCGACTGCCTCGCCTGCGAGGCGACCGGGCCGGACCGGATGCCCCGCGTGGTCGAGGGGCGGGCGGCCGACGTGTCGTTCCTGCTGGATCGGCTGACCGGACCGCGTCCGGTGTGGCGCGGCGCCCGGTTCCTCGACCCGACCCGGATCGGCATGGTGGGGCACTCCGTCGGCGGCGCCAGCGCCGCCCAGGCGCTGCGTACCGACCGGCGGGTCGACGCCGGGATCAACCTGGACGGCACCCACTTCGTCCCGGTCCCGGCGGGCACGGTGGCCAAGCCGTTCCTGCTGGTCGGCTCGGAGGGGCCGACGGACGGGAGCTGGCTGCGCGACTGGCCCGGCCTGGCCGGCTGGAAGCGCTGGCTCACCGTCACCGGCAGCGGTCACCTCTCCTTCACCGACCGGCCGGTGCTGGGCGCCCAGCTCGGCATGGACCCGGGCGCCATTCCGGGCGACCGGCAACTGCTGATCACCCGCGCGTACGTCGCGGCGTTCCTCGACACGCACCTGCGCGGGCGACCGCAGCCGCTGCTCGACGCGCCGGCCCCGGCCTACCCCGAGGTGCGCTTCCAGGACGGGGCGCCGTCACCGGTCGCGGCGGGATGAACGATCCGGTCCCCACCCGAGCAGGACACGGGTGGGGACCGGTCGTCGCGGCGTCAGCGCCCCTGCTGGCGGCGCTGGGCCATCCCGCTCTGGATCGCCTCCCACACGCTTCGCCCGGCCTGCCGCAGCGTCTCGCCCGCCTGCTCCGCGAGCTGCGCCGCGCTCGGCGGCCCGTCACCGCCGTCCTCGCCGCGTTGGTCGTCCGGCCCGCGCCCGCCCTGCTCTCCACGCTGCGCGGGGCCGCCCGGTTCGCGGTCGGCCTGCTCCCCGCGAGCCTGCGCGGGGCCGCCCTGCTCCCCGCGCTGCGGAGGTCCACTCTGGTCCCGGGACGGCTGGGCGGCCGGGGCCGCTTCCCGCCCTGCCTGCTCCCGGGCGCGCTGGGCCTGGCCCTGTTCGCCGCCTCCACCCGAACCGCTGGCGAGACCGCCACCCCGCGCCGCCTGACCGGCGTCGGGCCCGCCGCCCGGCCCGCGACCACCGCCCGGCCCGCCACCCTGCTCGCGACCACCGCCCTGACCGCCGCCCTGCTCGCCGCCAGCGGCCTGGCCAGCGGCCTGGCCACCCGGCTTCCCGCCCGGCTCGCGCAGGGAACGGTCGGCGACCGCGCCGATCGCGCCGACCTGCTGGCCTAGTTCGTCGGTCGCCCCGCCGGGCCGCTTGACCGAGCCGACGACCTGCCGACCGGGTTCGTGGGCCTCCCCGCGCGACCGCTCCGCCGCCCCGGCGGCCT harbors:
- a CDS encoding alpha/beta hydrolase family protein; protein product: MRSGGRALLVLLTLLATLLAGGPVAARASAPALTLPAPTGRYPVGTTWLHLTDDARPDQWRPEVRRELMVSLWYPAVAAPGTPAPYTTAAVSARIIAAEGLPLPPDLLTSVRTNARRDVPVRPTVRGWPLVVLSPGFSLSRESLTGLAEELASRGYVVAGVDHPHEARGVEFPDGRVADCLACEATGPDRMPRVVEGRAADVSFLLDRLTGPRPVWRGARFLDPTRIGMVGHSVGGASAAQALRTDRRVDAGINLDGTHFVPVPAGTVAKPFLLVGSEGPTDGSWLRDWPGLAGWKRWLTVTGSGHLSFTDRPVLGAQLGMDPGAIPGDRQLLITRAYVAAFLDTHLRGRPQPLLDAPAPAYPEVRFQDGAPSPVAAG